The genomic region tgaatactcaattttattgtaatctcgtgtttaaagactttggtcttgacggaatttgcatttgacttacggatttagttattattgaaacaagtcaaacccgactcgtaaaaatcccgacaaAAAAATCCCGCAcctcctttcctcctttccttcttCCCTTACGCGGACCACAccccccttttcttttatttttctgaTTTCCTCTATCTCCTTCTTCTTCCTTAAGTTCCAAActccatttttatataaaaactcaaGCAAAATCGTCAcaatttcttcgttactagtccgttttccgcataatttacctttccggaatcccctcgccacgatctacaacttagtatgttctaatttcagttttcattaagttgttttaagaccaaatttcggaattttcggtttatatgcttattattgtgttttaattgtttatttaggtgaaggattggaagacgagtttggggactcgtatattattgaagatagcggatagttgctagttagggtttgggtttgaggtgctaattgctcttttttctagcttaaggtaacatatttcgagctactcgacgaattatcgtcacaatctttgttgtttttgtatgtttggtgatttttgtttgaatagtagttttcacatgtaaaatttgttgcatgcatgtttaatttgtgccttttgttagtttaaattatcaaagttgaattggggacgattaattaattttcagacggtcttttattaaacaaaaatggaaaaataaggtGGTGTAGGGGCCCGTggcaggcccgtggcaggcccacggctagcccacggctgcccgggttggtccgtgcttgttttgcggtttttcgtacaatcttggtcttttcgggttaattaatattagaatagaataagtaacaaaagggtagtaatttgaattgaagcatactagtaacaaaaattatgttaatgggaaaaattgtgcttatattaatagttatcacatgttaggatagtttacaaaatgaattttatagcgataattgtaatgttttgttgattgtgccgaaaactgagccttagtccctttgactgatgcgatgtcagttaattgagtgatgggtcagccgcaatttgacccgtacctgtcgcagggctggggttgcgggtaaaaattcggttgaatgaattagataatcggcctttttcttgttttaggccatttattacatctctatttcacatgtgtagttaattgaatttaaatagcttcttattttgtagaaatggccctagtttcccctaaagccttttatattgttataattgctaggattggaaattagtattgaatacttattgaggaactgttggtttgtatgctgtaaatagacatttatatagcctttcacatgatagaatgttagcatttaggttggtaagtaggactttttgccctcttaaggttaagtgggtgtcttacttgacttgtgtggtgagtcttgtgtggtgtgggctaaagtattcaagtgggactagtgggactaggtcctaggtgagtatttcggccttcatcatagataggtctttatagtctctgacgagtatatgttcactgcttgatagcctttgtgttcctgactagtggatttatatccaagttggggcatgacctcaggtacttattttgatagtatgaggtcagcttaagtactagccaacccttcggtggtgtccttagggtactcacttcactttgtcttaaaaaaagttgtgggtcttgggtgcggtggtgtgtatccgcatgtctaggtctgcgcagattttaggctaggattgtgttgtctcttggccatgttttcttaatagtaaccgctgagccaagataccggttcgattaccttccctacctcgtggtatagactcgagttacaaagtgactattgacgggactaagaacttatgcctgtctttgatatattgccctttcttgtttgatgattctatgaatcatagaaggtgagatgcaagccggctatggttgatagagtttggattacaatttgttatatgattcacatgatagtttagtttggtcagtttaggggtcatttgttagaatacatgacaagtaaatggtttatcaaattgtttacatgttacattacatgttacattaattttgacgattcgtggctgtgaggactcgaagttactcctcactgaattgtggctttcgtgtttgtataaaatgcgattgacaggttgttgatgctttgttggggtcaccgATGAGCTAgcgagcaaggaaccttggacctagtttttggctattctattagtaaccCTTTTATCctttggtttgtatattatttgaagggacatatgtctcccttttctattttgggttgtatcattcTACTTTCTATTTAGCTATGGCATAGTAGTTCATCAACTTTTGCagggttttggcacccgcttctgggaatgttggacttcttgagttggattggttgtgaatggttcagttagaaaattttttgaaattgcaggtttttggatagttgaaccatttacaaacatatcctaccagtttttctgtagaatttacgtatttaattaaggctggatttaagggtgtcacacgcCTACTTCGACTATTTGCCAATAACTTATCAAAAGTCGAGAAAACAATCATAGTATTTCGAATAAAAAAATTCATAGTATCAAAAGTGTATGGGTAGTAGACAAAGTGAAATTTTCTATAATTTAATAATTTACTAAATCCAAAAAAtatgtaagttgttacttttaataACACTTTCCGTTTccacccgtgcactgcacgggttcaaaaactagtttgTATTATTTGTTTTAGTTGCTATTGTTGCATTAGTATTCTCACCCATTAGTGATTACAACTTATTTAATATTTATATAGACGtgaaaattattttgataaatgATAAATCAAACATGAAAAGTTTGACAACATACGTTGTGAAGGTAGTAATTAAAGTTGACCGTCAAAACCAACGGCAGATTAGGCCATGTTTGACAAACGACAGAAACAGTTTTATAGTAGCAGATAACGCAATTAGAAAAGGTTAGTAAATTTTAGTAGCGGGTTTGACTATTAAATTAAATTAGTAGATTTCAGAAAAGGTATTTGATAATTTGTAAAATATATGACAATTATATCATTTTTCATGTACAAATTGAATATGCTCTTACAACATGCTGCTAATAACAACATATTCAAAAATCGTAGATTCCAACTTGACCGACCAGTATGCTATCAgaatatgtcatttaccaaacacaTGAAATTAATAGATtgattagtcaatttatcaatCTACAATTTAAGCCGAAATCTGCTAAGTTCACCAAATATGTTATTTACCAAATAGGATCATAGTTATGCTTTAAGATGTATAtatctcactaagttattgagagaccacttTGTATAACCTCTTTATGTATTTTTCCGTACTCATTTTACTATTGGTTGTGACTCAAAATGTCTCTTTCACTTGGTATTGTTTGATAACAATCGTACATATTTATCATATATTGTAACAATTTTTATTAGTAATTCATTTTATAGTGTATGTACGTAGCTGTTTTATTGTTATTCGTATAATTTTTCCATCAGTTTGTAATTGATTTCTAAATAAatttattgagagaccgtctctcaggagatctataatataaaaattatattagtttgatttaCGTTAAAATACTAACAATATATAAACCTTGTGAAAATTAATAATGAAAGTTGAGTATCAAAATCGTGAAAGATTATTATAACTTTAATCTTTAGATTagtaatataattttttttctaaCAAAGTTTAGGTTAAGGTAAGGCCTTATCCAGTTTAATGTCAGGGCAGACTATCGGCCTCTTTGAGGACTTAAAGTCATTAATGATATTTATTCCCTATTAAAACACGCAATATAGATGATGTATTGATGTTAGCATGCTCCCTcagttccggtcatttgtttacctattttgtttttgggtgtctcaatcaattgtttttctttcttatttgggaatgtctttgATGGACAATATATTTGTAcatgaaaaataaacaaatgacccaGACGTAAGAAGTATTTTTTTTTCAGTAAGTGGACTATACATCTGAtggtagtttttgagcattaagataaaactttcgagttttattttaaaaattatgagttttattataaagtttttgagttcatgCTTTTAAACATAAAgctaaaaaaattacaatataactaaaaaacattacatataagctcagaaaATTTTGAGTTTTGACGTCAAAAACTaacatgtaacttataaactttataaagctaaaaaaaatacacaaaaactcaaatatATGTGGAGACTGGGGTCTGATGTAATACATCCAATGTATAatcattttttctcattttttttcatattaaaataccTACCCAAATTTGCATGTAAAAACAATGTGCAAAATTTGCAACTAATTGCAGTTGTAGACAAATTTCCTCCCGTAACTTCATGTATTCTAGCCTTTTTCGACATTGTCAATTTAACTAGATGACATCCAATTTTGCACGTCTTATTTATTCATACCAAAATTACTCAACATCATATTCccaaaatttaattgttttgtttttttatatttttttgggTCTAAAAATTCAATTGTATTGTTAAGATATCGTATGATCACCGTAAAGTTGTCTAATCCCACAAGTTACATACTTACATTTAGTTAAACCGTAAAGCTAGTCCTCCTAAAACAAAAGTATTCATCTTAatattaaaacgggttaaatatcaCCCTGCATAAGTATATAGGACATATACTTCGTATTTTGTTTTTCCCTAGGGATTCCGCTTTTGTAGTCTCATTCATCACGTTGGTATAATTTAACTTGTCTTAAGGTTAAGATGGATATCCCCGTCTTAAATTAGAATTTGTTAACGGGGCTTCGCCCCtcttatgtaccaaaaaaaaaaaaaaattagaatttGTTAAACCATAATCAGTCATCTAGTATAAATAATGCTTGTGCCATGTTACTATATTAACTCATAATTAACCTTAATCAATTTGATTAAACATTTCTTTCACAAACTCTCCTAATTAATCAAATCTAATCTTGATTAACTTCATCAAAAATGGGATTAATTCCCATGTTTATCATAATCTTAACACTCCTAAGCTCAATTGGGTCAGTCTACCCTGGGAAGGCCCTACACCATGTTAATGATTTGGGTCCTTACGACGATTCAACTGATTTGGgtctatttgacccgttttatgaTGCAAATGACCCGAATAACCCGACCTGTAAATCACCAATCCCACCATATGTGTTGCCTATATACAAAATTGATATAATGCTATTGCAATTTGCTCAAAATCTAGAGCATATGGAAGCAGATTACTTCTTATGGGGTGCTCTTGGATATGGCCTTGACACGGTTGCACCACAACTAACCCAAGGTGGTCCGCCTCCGATCGGAGTTCAAAAGGCTAACCTTGACAATCTCACTGAATCTATCATTACAGAATTTGCTTATGAGGAAGTTGGACACTTGAGGTTTGCAAATTAAACATTGATAATACTTTAAATACTttattaaactattgataatttattaaatTCTAttgattttaatttaatttaattttaattcatttgaaATGTTGCTACTTCTTTTGTTAGTATCATGATATATCAATTTCATGAATTCATAGCTTTTATTACAAGCAATTGATTCACGAATACGTCATGACATGCATAGAACTCGGTTATTATAGGCCTAACGTATTGTTAACTTAAAACTCATACGTACCGTCCCACTTAAAACTGTTGCATATATCAATTTTATTCATAGAATTCGGTTATTATGGGTCTCGATGGTGATTATATAAGCATGGTATTTTCTTAAACTCGTGTAACTTGGAATAATATATGTATCTTTGCGCTCGCTTAGAACCCTGAACCGAATTTCATCAGTAATCAAATTTTGTACTAATAGAAGTTGTTTTTGATATGTTTAGGGTATTAAAAAGGACCGTTGGGGGAATTCCAAGACCATTGTTAGACCTAAGTCCAAAACACTTCGCAAAGATTGTAAATGATGCGTTTGGATATGAACTGGAACCGCCATTTAATCCATATTGCGACAGTTTGAGCTACATGTTGTCAACATATATCCTTCCCTATGTTGGACTAAATGGTTACGTTGGTGCCAATCCACTCATCAAAGGTTACGTTGCCAAGAGGGTACGTTTACGTAAACACACTTTTTTACCTACGTGCATTACCTAGCAGCTCTATTTTTACATTAGTATGTATTTAGTCCCTCCGTTCTAGGTGAGATGTTTACactttttttattttgtgagggagaaataaaggaagtgtaaacatatcactaTAACGGAGGGAGTAACTCATTACGTCTCTATCTGAAAGTTCGAGAGCTTAGTATATCAGGTAAGGCCGTAAGGGTTTGATCTAGCTAGTTTGGAAGCCAAAAGGCAAGTGTTAAGGTGGTTGGGATTAGAGCTGGCAAACAATGATACGACACGAAAACATTGTATGACGAAGTTAATAGGTTTAGGTTGACGctaaatgacccatttatgtaactGGGTCGACACGAAATTTAATTGGGTCAGGTTTAGGCAGTTGAGCTTTGTAAACACAAACTCGACACCAATAACTTATTGATTACATTAAACCCTAACTTATTTTTATACTCCGCCACATAAACATATTTACACTTTCCAAAAATTAACATGATatgaaaacacgacacgaattaacgggtttgggttgaaacTTGATGACTCATCTATGCAAGTGGATCGACACGAATACGACACGATTTTAAATTTTGTTGGGGGTTTGGGGTGAAGAGAGTGTAACACGAACACGAATCAGACACGACTCAATCTGTTTGTCAAGTCAACCGTTGAGATAATAATAGGTATTTGTAGTAGTTAAACGTGATATGAGACTCTTTGGTTACGTAATcaatatattgaaaatgaaaaaagtaTGAGTAGTAATTTAATTTGCATAGGTAACTTGAATTTACCTATAACACGTAAGGGTGACATATAGAAAGTTATTTTCAAAGAATGAAGGAAAAAATGTTTGGTACAACTCTTCAACTAATAAGGTCTACCTTATGACAAATAATTGCGACTTTGTACGTTTATGTGGTTTCAGTTGGAAACTGGAATGGATGTTCTATAATTGGGACATTTCCACT from Silene latifolia isolate original U9 population chromosome 3, ASM4854445v1, whole genome shotgun sequence harbors:
- the LOC141647348 gene encoding ferritin-like catalase Nec2, with the translated sequence MGLIPMFIIILTLLSSIGSVYPGKALHHVNDLGPYDDSTDLGLFDPFYDANDPNNPTCKSPIPPYVLPIYKIDIMLLQFAQNLEHMEADYFLWGALGYGLDTVAPQLTQGGPPPIGVQKANLDNLTESIITEFAYEEVGHLRVLKRTVGGIPRPLLDLSPKHFAKIVNDAFGYELEPPFNPYCDSLSYMLSTYILPYVGLNGYVGANPLIKGYVAKRLLAGLLGVESGQDAAIRMYLYERADKVVHPYKFTVAEFTERISILRNKLGMCGIKDEGIIVPPELGAEGRSCTNVLSANQDSLSYPRTPAEILRIVYGTGNEHVPGGFYPEGGNGEIARMYLHDKCY